A region of Rhizorhabdus wittichii RW1 DNA encodes the following proteins:
- a CDS encoding peptidase S10, serine carboxypeptidase (PFAM: peptidase S10, serine carboxypeptidase) gives MVGTRPSSIRCAALSSRSGDGDRRGIDGRRSIPDGSGLVFRAHEVSMRLALIAALAALATTALPAALSAETPEEKDAAASAAPARFQPDEVRSTGSVAVGGVRIPYQAVAGTLVVHPKGWDDVPPRDEDGRKAAKEQAEASMFYVAYFRTGAPAAGRPITFLFNGGPGSSSIWLHMGAFGPVRVEAGDAGQASAAPYRVVANDMALLDASDLVFIDAPGTGFSRVAGKDKDKAFYGVDQDIHAFARFIVQFLSKHGRWASPKYLFGESYGTMRAAGLARALQDEDVDLNGVILLSDILNWDLIPDDPQLNPGVDLPYVVSLPTYAATAWYHRRVANRPDDLASFLAEVERFATTDYALALMQGNALPAAERQAIAEKLSGYTGLPAAYLLRSNLRIEYGALQKELLLDRDLTTGTLDTRFTGWTIDPLSKVAGYDPQGSAIGAAYAGAFNDYVRGTLRYGEGRHYQTSLDVYGSWDYRHQPPGADKPLIALPNVLPDLAVAMKRNPTMKVMVNGGYFDVSTPYFAGRYELRHLPVPAALTGNIEYRYYPSGHMVYLHRPSLKALHDNVADFIRRTDNAAAK, from the coding sequence ATGGTCGGAACCCGGCCGTCTTCGATCAGATGCGCGGCGCTGTCCAGCCGTTCCGGCGACGGCGACCGGAGGGGAATTGACGGCCGGCGATCGATCCCGGATGGATCGGGACTGGTTTTCCGCGCCCATGAGGTATCCATGCGCCTTGCCCTGATCGCTGCCCTCGCCGCGCTGGCGACGACTGCCCTGCCCGCCGCCCTTTCCGCCGAGACGCCCGAGGAGAAGGACGCGGCGGCATCCGCCGCGCCCGCGCGCTTCCAGCCCGACGAGGTGCGATCGACCGGATCGGTCGCCGTCGGCGGCGTGCGCATCCCCTATCAGGCGGTGGCGGGTACGCTGGTCGTCCATCCCAAGGGCTGGGACGACGTCCCCCCGCGCGACGAGGACGGCCGCAAGGCCGCGAAGGAGCAGGCCGAGGCGTCGATGTTCTACGTCGCCTATTTTAGGACCGGCGCCCCCGCAGCCGGACGGCCGATCACCTTCCTGTTCAACGGCGGGCCGGGATCGTCGAGCATCTGGCTGCACATGGGCGCGTTCGGCCCGGTGCGGGTCGAGGCCGGCGACGCGGGCCAGGCGTCGGCGGCGCCCTACCGCGTCGTCGCCAACGACATGGCGCTGCTCGACGCGTCGGACCTCGTCTTCATCGACGCCCCCGGCACCGGCTTCAGCCGGGTCGCGGGGAAGGACAAGGACAAGGCCTTCTACGGCGTCGACCAGGACATCCACGCCTTCGCCCGCTTCATCGTCCAGTTCCTGTCGAAGCACGGCCGCTGGGCGTCGCCCAAATATCTGTTCGGCGAAAGCTATGGCACGATGCGCGCCGCCGGCCTCGCCAGGGCGCTGCAGGACGAGGATGTCGACCTGAACGGCGTGATCCTGCTGTCGGACATATTGAACTGGGACCTGATCCCCGATGATCCGCAGCTCAATCCGGGGGTCGACCTGCCCTATGTCGTCTCGCTGCCGACCTATGCGGCGACCGCCTGGTATCACCGTCGCGTCGCCAACCGGCCCGACGACCTCGCAAGCTTCCTGGCCGAGGTCGAGCGCTTCGCCACCACCGACTATGCATTGGCGCTGATGCAGGGCAACGCGCTGCCGGCGGCCGAGCGGCAGGCGATCGCGGAGAAGCTGTCGGGCTATACCGGGCTGCCGGCCGCCTATCTGCTGCGGAGCAACCTGCGGATCGAATATGGCGCGCTGCAGAAGGAGCTGCTGCTGGACCGCGACCTGACCACCGGCACGCTCGACACCCGCTTCACCGGCTGGACGATCGACCCGCTGAGCAAGGTCGCCGGCTATGACCCGCAAGGGTCGGCGATCGGCGCGGCCTATGCCGGCGCGTTCAACGACTATGTGCGCGGCACGCTGCGCTATGGCGAGGGGCGGCACTACCAGACCAGCCTCGACGTCTATGGCAGCTGGGACTACCGGCACCAGCCGCCGGGCGCCGACAAGCCGCTGATCGCGCTGCCCAACGTCCTGCCCGACCTGGCGGTGGCGATGAAGCGCAACCCGACGATGAAGGTGATGGTCAACGGCGGCTATTTCGACGTGTCGACGCCCTATTTCGCGGGACGCTACGAGCTGCGGCACCTGCCGGTCCCGGCCGCGCTGACCGGCAATATCGAGTATCGCTATTATCCGTCCGGCCACATGGTCTATCTGCACCGGCCGTCGCTGAAGGCGCTGCACGACAATGTCGCCGACTTCATCCGCCGGACCGACAACGCCGCCGCGAAATAA
- a CDS encoding Amidase (PFAM: Amidase), translating into MTRDSSATTDFSRRDALLAGVASATMLAGAGAAEARVAGRRAAPPPEIVTWTAADLAARIRSRAVSCREVMTAHLDWIDRANPALNAIVSRVERPALLAAADEADREIAAGRHRGWMHGLPHAVKDLAATRGIRTTMGSPIFADNVPKADEIFVERLRAAGAILIGKTNVPEFGLGSQSYNPVFGVTRNAYDPSRTAGGSSGGAAAALAARMVPVADGSDFAGSLRNPAGWNNIFGFRPSAGRVPHGPTNELFVQNIGYEGPMARTVGDLALLLSVMAGYDARTPLSLDGDPAVFAGPLDRDMKGVRIGWLGDLGGVPMAPGMLDLCLSGLRRLEAAGCVIEPVSLDIDHDTLWKAFVQLRQGFLAGGLGPLYADPARRKLLKPEAVWEIENGMKLSAVDLYNASVVRSRVYEAYRKAFERHDFLALPSAQLFPFDADLHWPKEIAGVAMDSYHRWMEIVAGPSLTGCPALCVPAGFGPEGLPSGLQLVGPSRQDLAVLQLGRAYEQVAGDILGRKPALLG; encoded by the coding sequence ATGACCCGCGATTCGAGCGCGACGACCGACTTCTCCCGGCGCGATGCGCTGCTCGCCGGGGTCGCGTCGGCGACGATGCTGGCGGGGGCCGGGGCGGCCGAGGCGCGCGTCGCCGGCCGCCGCGCCGCGCCCCCGCCCGAGATCGTCACCTGGACGGCGGCCGACCTCGCCGCGCGCATCCGCAGCCGCGCCGTGTCGTGCCGGGAGGTGATGACGGCGCATCTCGACTGGATCGACCGCGCCAATCCGGCGCTGAACGCGATCGTCTCGCGGGTCGAGAGGCCCGCGCTGCTCGCCGCCGCCGACGAAGCCGACCGCGAGATCGCCGCCGGGCGCCATCGCGGCTGGATGCACGGCCTGCCCCACGCGGTGAAGGACCTTGCCGCGACGCGCGGCATCCGCACCACCATGGGATCGCCGATCTTCGCCGACAATGTGCCCAAGGCCGACGAGATCTTCGTCGAGCGGCTGCGCGCGGCGGGCGCGATCCTGATCGGCAAGACCAACGTCCCCGAGTTCGGCCTCGGCTCGCAGAGCTACAACCCCGTCTTCGGCGTCACCCGCAACGCCTATGACCCGTCGCGCACCGCGGGCGGCAGCAGCGGCGGCGCGGCGGCGGCGCTGGCGGCGCGCATGGTGCCGGTCGCCGACGGCAGCGACTTCGCCGGATCGCTGCGCAACCCGGCCGGCTGGAACAATATCTTCGGCTTCCGTCCCTCGGCCGGCCGCGTCCCCCACGGCCCGACCAACGAGCTGTTCGTCCAGAATATCGGCTATGAGGGGCCGATGGCGCGTACGGTCGGCGATCTCGCGCTGCTGCTGTCGGTGATGGCCGGCTACGACGCGCGCACGCCGCTGTCGCTCGACGGCGACCCGGCGGTCTTCGCGGGCCCGCTCGACCGCGACATGAAGGGCGTCCGCATCGGCTGGCTCGGCGATCTCGGCGGCGTGCCGATGGCGCCCGGCATGCTCGACCTCTGCCTGTCGGGGCTGCGGCGGCTGGAGGCGGCGGGCTGCGTGATCGAACCGGTCTCGCTCGACATCGACCATGACACGCTGTGGAAGGCCTTCGTCCAGCTCCGCCAGGGCTTCCTCGCCGGCGGCCTCGGCCCGCTCTACGCCGATCCCGCCAGGCGCAAGCTGCTCAAGCCCGAGGCGGTGTGGGAGATCGAGAATGGCATGAAGCTGTCGGCAGTCGACCTCTACAACGCCTCGGTCGTCCGTTCGCGCGTCTACGAGGCCTATCGCAAGGCGTTCGAGCGCCACGATTTCCTCGCCCTGCCGAGCGCGCAGCTCTTCCCCTTCGACGCGGACCTCCACTGGCCGAAGGAGATCGCGGGGGTGGCGATGGACAGCTACCACCGCTGGATGGAGATCGTCGCCGGGCCGAGCCTGACCGGCTGCCCGGCGCTGTGCGTCCCCGCCGGCTTCGGCCCCGAGGGGTTGCCGAGCGGCCTCCAGCTCGTCGGCCCCAGCCGCCAGGACCTCGCCGTCCTCCAGCTCGGCCGCGCCTATGAGCAGGTCGCGGGGGATATCCTCGGCCGGAAACCCGCGCTGCTGGGCTGA
- a CDS encoding pyruvate kinase (TIGRFAM: pyruvate kinase~PFAM: Pyruvate kinase, barrel; Pyruvate kinase, alpha/beta) encodes MDIQIPPRQRKVRVLATLGPASSSPEMIAKLFRAGADAFRINMSHGAHEDKVPLIQAIRAMEKEFGRATTILFDLQGPKLRVGKFADGSVQLATGQAFTLDRDPAPGDLHRVQLPHREIFEALEPGTRLLLDDGKLVLRVRAVHPDRIETMVEVGGALSNSKGLNVPDVIVPMAALTEKDRRDLTFACDHGADWIALSFVQRPEDVAEARRLIGGKAALLAKIEKPAAVERLDEILEIADAVMVARGDLGVELPPERVPPMQKRIVETARRMGRPVVVATQMLESMIQAPTPTRAEVSDVATAIYDGADAVMLSAESASGQWPEEAVAMMDAIARSVESDPGYAARLHFTQTHPDATTADALAEAAAQIAATVSASLIICFTLSGSTARRIARERPSVPLLVLTPKLATARRMGLLWGSHSVRTRDVASFEEMVAKAKRMALRHKLANAGDRIVVVAGVPFGTPGSTNMLHVVRLTGEELKGYGG; translated from the coding sequence GTGGACATCCAGATTCCCCCCCGCCAGCGCAAGGTGCGCGTGCTCGCCACGCTCGGCCCCGCGAGCAGTTCGCCCGAGATGATCGCGAAGCTGTTCCGCGCCGGCGCCGACGCCTTCCGCATCAACATGAGCCACGGCGCCCATGAGGACAAAGTCCCGCTGATCCAGGCGATCCGCGCCATGGAGAAGGAGTTCGGCCGCGCGACGACGATCCTGTTCGACCTGCAGGGCCCGAAGCTCCGCGTCGGCAAGTTCGCCGACGGCTCGGTCCAGCTCGCGACCGGCCAGGCCTTCACCCTCGACCGCGACCCGGCGCCGGGCGACCTGCACCGCGTCCAGCTTCCCCATCGCGAGATCTTCGAGGCGCTCGAGCCGGGCACCCGGCTGCTGCTCGACGACGGCAAGCTGGTGCTGCGCGTCCGCGCCGTCCACCCCGACCGGATCGAGACGATGGTCGAGGTCGGCGGCGCGCTGTCGAACAGCAAGGGGCTCAACGTCCCCGACGTGATCGTGCCGATGGCGGCGCTGACCGAGAAGGACCGCCGCGACCTGACCTTCGCCTGCGACCATGGCGCCGACTGGATCGCGCTGAGCTTCGTCCAGCGGCCCGAGGACGTCGCCGAGGCGCGGCGGCTGATCGGCGGCAAGGCGGCGCTGCTCGCCAAGATCGAGAAGCCGGCGGCGGTCGAGCGGCTCGACGAGATATTGGAGATCGCCGACGCGGTGATGGTGGCGCGCGGCGACCTGGGCGTCGAGCTGCCGCCCGAGCGGGTGCCGCCGATGCAGAAGCGCATCGTCGAGACCGCGCGGCGGATGGGCCGGCCGGTGGTGGTCGCGACCCAGATGCTCGAATCGATGATCCAGGCGCCGACCCCGACCCGCGCCGAGGTGTCCGACGTCGCGACCGCGATCTACGACGGCGCCGACGCGGTGATGCTGTCGGCCGAATCGGCGAGCGGCCAGTGGCCCGAGGAGGCGGTCGCGATGATGGACGCGATCGCCCGCTCGGTCGAAAGCGACCCCGGCTATGCCGCGCGGCTGCACTTCACCCAGACGCACCCCGACGCGACCACCGCCGACGCGCTGGCCGAGGCCGCCGCGCAGATCGCCGCGACCGTCTCGGCGAGCCTGATCATCTGCTTCACCCTGTCGGGATCGACCGCGCGGCGCATCGCCCGCGAGCGGCCCTCGGTGCCGCTGCTGGTGCTGACGCCGAAGCTCGCCACCGCGCGGCGCATGGGCCTGCTGTGGGGCAGCCATTCGGTCCGCACCCGCGACGTCGCCAGCTTCGAGGAGATGGTCGCCAAGGCCAAGCGCATGGCGCTGCGCCACAAGCTGGCCAATGCCGGCGACCGCATCGTCGTGGTCGCGGGCGTCCCCTTCGGCACGCCGGGGTCGACCAACATGCTCCACGTCGTCCGGCTGACCGGCGAGGAGCTGAAGGGCTATGGCGGATAG